agatgaatcaAAGATAGCTTGTTAAAGACTTTCAGAAgtaacagaaagcccagaaattaAACTTAGGCTCTGTGTTCCATGCCAACGGATTAATGtttaaaacacattaaatacTCCAGCCTATCAGCTTAATCCTGATAGTATATGCAATATATGAAGAAAGGGTCTGGCTATCTATCTACCCACCTATAGGATAAAAACTTTGAGTGAATTAAAGACTACATTCCTAacaattttctgaaaaaatgcttaaaacagaACCTTTGTTAAAGTATTCCTTATACAGTTTTATATTATATGCTTAGTGGTCACTTTTTgcaatttattatataataaaatctcACACATTCTACTTAATCCCATTAAATTCTACATATTATTGGTTGAAGAAAATATTGTGCCCTCCATTACGCATaattaactagaaaaagaatgttttctttattcaatcTTATCAATAGAGTAAAAATCATTGAAATAAGTTTAGTTTCTCAGGTTGGAAAACTTATTCCTATAAAAAATGAACTagtataaaattcaaaactagTAATCTCTACATGTATATTGTCCTATAAGCAGaaggttttttgaaaaaaatccatatttatgGAGGGGTTTTGGGGGGACTTTCAAACATTTGGAGGatgagatttcatttttctttaattttaataaagattttaaaaagagttctttATGGGAAATCAGCATGTTCTTGAAACAACTACTAATCTGAGGACTGATGCATGAATACAAGACGACTTGAAAGCCAGACTCCTCTCCAACTAAATGTGTGTTAGTCTTTCAGTTCCCAAGTGTATGCCATAGCAACAAGAAAGTTATACAATTTCATTATATTATAAATGCTATCTCTTTAGTCTTGAATGTATGACACAAATGAAACTTATCTGCAATGACTGTTTTGAGTACTTAAGTATTAGGAAATGTACATGGTCTtctatgtacatgtgtatgtgttttaatgTATAAGACAGAACTTAAATATCCAAATAAGTATGGTCTCTTCCATATTAAGTCACTCTCATAAATTATATCCTTATTCTAAATGGTGCAACAGTTGTCCAGAACATTATTAAAACTCCTTTTTAGTCTATAGGtggatctgatttttaaaaacagtaattgcTTTCTCAGAGTGGATCTGACTTTTAGAAATAGCCTGAagttatttcctattttctttctgtcaAAATCCTTAGTCATatctgataaataaaatgagatatcacGTGGCTAATACCctctttttccttaaaagcaaggagcaaatagaaaataatgagcTATTTTCATGTGTGGCTCTAAAACTGGCTTagaaggcaattaaaaaaaattccaaattgaGTAATTGCTGAAATAAGTGTAGTTTCCAGGGTGACTAAAGTAGAAGACTTATTttagataaatgtataaaataaatattcttactTTAAAGGAAAGACAGGCAACCAGGTTCTACACAATCTGGTCTCCTCTACCTTCCCTTTATCTTTCTGACTACCTCCTGCTAGTCTCTCTGACCCAGACACACTGGCTTCTTGCAGTTCCTTGCGTTTCAATCAAGCTCTGATCTCAGGGCCACTGTacttgctattccctctgcctggaatgtcctgcCTCAAGATTACCCGCAAGGCttactccctcacctccttcaggtctttactcAAATATCTATCACCTTCTCAGTCAGTCTTTTCTGCATCCTCTTCCTATCCCATTACTGACACCCCACAgattccttcttcccttctctgctttatctctgtgtatgtgtgtaaaactGTTAATTATAGAAATTTGCAAACATATAAAAAAGTAGAGAGACTGTAAGAAATCTCATGGATCCATTACCTACTTTCAACGATTTTCAGTATGTGGCCAATATTGTTTCATCTTTGCTCCTCTCCTCTTCAAAGTATTTCACATAACCCAGGGATCATATTTTACTCCATAAATACATTGTATCTCCAAAAGGTAAGGACTcttgtttaaaaaacataatacatTATCACACCCTCCAAAATCAACAATTCCTTTTTATCAAATATTCCATCAATGTCCAAATCTCTCCAATTTTTCATCAATGTCTTTTCATAGTTAATTTGCTCAAAGCAGGATAAGGTCCATACAATGCATCTGGTGGTGGATATGCCCCTTTAGTTGCTTTTAATCTTatattctccctccctctcttatTTCTTGCAAAAAATAGGTCATTTGTCattaaaacacaaaatgttttacttgttttattgCCTGTGTCTTGTTATTAGAATGTAAATACCATAAGGGAGAGAGTTTAGTCTGGGTGATATTAACATCTAAACCAGAGCCTGAAACATAAAAGGCATTGATAAATACTAAATGAATATTTGGCACTCATGCCAAAAGCCCACTCCCCATCCAACAACAGAAATTGCTAATCACAGCACTCTTTCCTGCTGAGTCCGAACCAGGGCTCCCAGTTTTCTAAACGTAACACTCCAAGTAGTCACTTTCAGGCAATCAGATTTGATACCCAAGGTGAAATCTATTGGCTATACATCCTTGCTCTAGCCCCCTGCAAAGTAAGAAGTAAGTATACATCTATCTCTAAAATAGATTCAACATACCTTGTATGTtgaaatttagctaaagtttaGCATAATAAATTTGACTATTTGATTGACTATATTTCTTGTCAAGTATGTATAACATTTCTTACCTTATTTTGACAATTTAGGGGAAAAAGCAAATTGTAGccaaaaaattaacagaaaaagaaactgtggAACATGGTGGGAAACTGGGGGCACTACATATTTTTAGAACTAGCAACATCCCAAGAggttcattataaaataaaaatcagcgataaattctttgaaaaggaagtaaattacatgtgtattccattaaaaactattttttaaactacatgaaTGGTCAAGATTAACTGGGGAATGACTAATGTCAGGATTTTCCCATTTACAGGCAGCAGCAAcatattctatttttctgtaaatggtaTTTTGAGGTGCAAAAAAGTATTTTAGGGGTGATAAAAGGAGTACTATCTAAAACTATTTCTCTCAAGTGGAGTTCATTGTGGCAAAAAATATCTAAGACATCATGTACAACATTCTGAAAAAATAATCAGGTCTTCTTAGACTTGTTTACAATTCACTTCTCTTAAATTACCTGATGAAGCTCTTTTCCTCTTAAGTTTACTTCTAAAGGAAGCTATGCTAATTGAAAGGCTCCAACTAGATGTTCATGTTTCatttacttctatttaaaaatcagaaatcccCTGACATTCACTCAAGAAATCTTGTGCTTTCTCTTTATTACTTTCAAATtcattcaacaacaacaaaaaaacaacaaaaatagtaGGACCTACTAAGTGTCAACTATTTTCAACTTTTGGAAAGAACAATTATTAGAAGTGGTCTTTCAAGAGAACGTAAAAATAGCTAGTGGTATAACTTGAAATTATATCTAACTCTGTGTCCATTACTTCTTGTTCTGAGGTTCCCACACATTAGTCTGGGGGAAATTGTTCTCTGGCAGAGGTcaaacttagaagaaaaaacaataacCTCCCCAATACCACATGTGTAAAGCAAATCTCCAACAACCAAAATCCCTTGAAAGAATGATTTCTATTTACTTTTCCTGCGTGATGTATTTAGAGGGAATCTGGGAAAGATGGCTAGAGATCTATAAACAGAAAGTGCTAAGTGGAATTCACTGTTTATGGAGTTTAGCTAGAATTTTGTCCCCTGTGTAATGTTGCCAGGAATCTGTAATACTGTACTCTTTAAAAACGTCTTCAGTAGGTTTCGTTcattctattaattttcttccttctttctactgGCTTTTAAATTTGTCTTACTCTCctcagttaaaattaaaaaacataaatgtaacTTTACAGAAtaacttttccaaagaaatgcTTAGAATCATCTCTCAGTGCCATTGTGTACGTGTCATTATGTTTTCAGATATGCAGTTAAAATAGACGTAATAAAATAATCCATATAAGCCTGTGtgatttaataaatatgagaAGAGGTCTATATAGATGTCCCAcagtaaatgtatgtatgtgagaCTGTTAGAAAGATAGTTTTCAATTCTAAATCCTCCAGCTGAAAATCTCTATCAGCTACAGAAGTTTCTGTCTGAAAACAGTTGCTCACAAAGCAGTATTACTATAGTCCTTAACAGCTGACCTAGTGGACAATCACCATAAGGTATATTCTGAATTGACAGACCTCAACATACTGGTGACACTTTGACAACCTGAAAGGATGCTGAAACAAAGTCGGATGGAAACATATTTAAGCCTCCCCTTGAAACTTGGTTCAGCAGCATTCAGCAGTACCTGCCCtgtctttctgcctttttcagttatttccttTAAGGGATCCCAAAGAAACTAGGAAATCTGCAATGCCAGTTTTTGACAGTCAACACTAATTTCTGCCTTTGGACTCCAGTGACTGAGCAGACAGTGTGTTAGTAGATTCCTTAAAGTACAAATGCCTCTGGTAAATCTGGTTTGTAAATGCTACAGAAAAAGTTCAATATAACCAACTGTAAGGTCACTTAAATGCAATTTTAAGGGGAGCACagatttctcccctctcccccacaaatCTGCCACTAAGGCATAATTCCcagctcacttctttttttcccaagtcaATAAACACTACTATTATTACATTACAGCATTTCTGTAACACTACTAAAAACCTAGgtgagttttctctttaaaaatccttATATTTATTAGATGAAGCATTATAACCACTTTATTAGGTACAACTTTCCATACACTTAACTGTTCTATTTTTCAACTGTTCACTTTAAACTCAAGATTTCTTTTAACATACTACAGAAAGGGGATAGGTTAGAgggttgagggaaaaaaaaccaaaataacaaatatctttttcttttttgatataatCACCAGAATCTAAAATCCGGGGGTggctataaaatacaaaattaaattcaagaGAATTTAAGATAATTGAAAGTACTGTTACTGCAGTTCTGACATTATTCACCTCAGGAAACAGCTAGTAGAAATGATGCTTGATTTAAATTTTCAGCACCTTCTAGTTTGGTTCAActaccaaaataaacaaacttgtCCTCAGAATTAAGTATTTTACTCCAGAAGAAGTTGttggtgtgaattttttttaaaaaggaattcatATGCTGTATTTGTACAAGGGCAATGTTTTGAGAGATGTAAATCTGATCACTctgagaaaacattttctgtgttAGTTATAAAGAAAACGTCataaactgaaacagaaaaactgaagaaactgaacCTCCTCCACAACTCAAAACTTTAAATTTACACTACtatgcaaactaaaaaaaaaagagagagaaagaaaaaaacccaacaaaaaacTCTTTAACGTTTCTCCTCAGTTATAGAATACATATTCAATGTAGAAAAGGACAAAGCCAGTTCTGAAACAAAAGATCAGCTGCTATGAGAACAAAACAACATTTTACAGAGCAAGAGAAGTACACAGCCTTTGaaccaaaacaaacagatgaCCTTTTTGTACACTTAATGCTTCAGTTCTTAGCACAACCAGCGCCTTATGGATAGTGTTCACTCAATTATTTGATGACTAAACGATAGGAGGACTGTTGGTGCTATTAAAACCAAGATACATTTCTTTGTGTGTAGAGTTTAAAATCTGTTAAACCTACATTAAAAAATccgtctcccccacccccatcatggCTTTCTTGCCTCCTACGAGACCtgcatgtacaaaaataaaagtagatgaGTGAGGTGAGTTTATGATGTACAGTATTTTCCCCACTCGGAACATTTTTCAAGAGTCCTTTGAGGTTTTAAGATTCAAACACTATGTAATAAGAGTTATTATTTGAACTACCTAACAATTACCCAGACTTCTTTTAGACTTCAGTTAACCTGTAAGTAAAATGAGTATCTTTAACTTTTCCACGGGGCACTGGAGAACAAGTTCTTACTCATAAATGCTTTCAGATCCTCAGACACCAGGCGCGGTGGTAGATCACGCATATCCATCAATTAGAGAGctcctctggacctcagtttacCCACTTACGGAAGCTGGTGTTTTAACTTGTTTCGTAGGGGCCCCGGAGGtgtaattaattaatgtttttaagtgCTGTGAGATCCAGAGATGAAAGGAAACGCGAGGGACACGCAGAGATGATGACAATAAtcataacaataaaaagaatgactAACTTGGAAGTCTGTGTTAcgtaaggaaggaaaaagaagttacCAGATTCtcacaaacaaaagaaaagcccACCGccccctttgtttctttttcatttctgtcttgcTCCCCGCCCCCGCGGATCTCCTCTCGGGCAGCTGGCGGCCGGACGCCGGGCGCAGGGCGCGGGGCTCGGGGCTCGGGGCTCGAGGCTCGGACTTGGCTGCCGCGCGCCCGCTCTCAGGCGAAGGGGGAGGGCGCGCCGGGCCGGCTCCTGACAAAGGCGCTTCCTCCTGCGAGGGCGCGGGATGCAGGCGCCGCAAACTCAGCGCCCGGGCCGCCTACGGCGCGGGGGCGCGCAGGCTGGCGGGGAGAGGCGGCCGGCCGCCCGGGAAGCCTCCGAGGAAGTTGCGCGCCCGCCTGGCCCGTGACCCTCGGTGGCCCCGCCGCGACCCCTCCCGTGGCGCGCTGCGGCCACACTCACCGGACAATTGCTGGTGGCCGGAATCCCAGCACGGCCCCGAGGCGTGGAGCGAGGGGGTGAAGTATGCGTGCGCGGGGAGCGCGAGCAGACAGCCCGGCGTTCCACCGCCGCCTTCCTCACCAGCCGGCAGAGCCCGGTGAGGGGAAGTTGGCCACGGAGCCGAGCACTGAGGAACCGCGGGCTGAGGGAGAGCCGCGGGGCCCGCTTTGTGATGCGCTCCCGGAGGACTCGAGGCAAATCCGAACGCGCCGCGCggctggtgctgctgctggaggcggcggcggcggcggcgcccccCGACGGTCCCTCCGCCTCACACCGCCTCTGGGTCACTGACACACACTccgagggaggggaggagactaGCTGGAGGGCGGGGCCGGAGGGAGGGGACGGGGCAGGGCCACAGCGGGAGGCGGCGTCGCGGCGCCGAGTGGTCTCTTGGGAGTTGTAGTTCTTCCACCAGAGAAAAGAAGGGATACATTGTTGAGGACGCGTCCCGCTCGCTCTGCACTGCGCATGCTCGGGGGGAGAGGTTCGGCCCCACTGTTACTATGGTCACCGACACACCGAGGAAGGGAACGTGTTCAGTGCTGCTGGTGACTGAACAAGGCCCTCCTTGTATTATGGATCCTGCTCTTAGCTAGTCCTTCTTCCTTCGCTCCACCCCCAACTTCTAGCCTCACCACTCACAAGTGCCCAGTGAAATCTGACTTCTTCACCATATCTTTGTCTTCCCTGTTGCTTAATTTTATCCCATAAATTTCAAATCACAAATACCcacatccctcccttcctttatgCCTTAAATTCAAGGTTTTTTTTATGTAttcgtttttggttttttaacctAAAACTTGTAAAAATATAGTTGCTTTCAATAACTTAACATAGGTTGCAAAACTGTTAGGAATATCACCACTATCAGATTCCCCTAGTTAATTTCTTCATTCAATTAGTCACGTCTAACTTTAAGGCCAGCAAAGGTAAAGTTCGGGATTAAGATCACTTATCTTACTTGATCGGTG
This sequence is a window from Camelus ferus isolate YT-003-E chromosome 15, BCGSAC_Cfer_1.0, whole genome shotgun sequence. Protein-coding genes within it:
- the LOC116668825 gene encoding uncharacterized protein LOC116668825; this encodes MLVPWSFWDGAWKTAFSPSSPTPQQLSPQNYNSQETTRRRDAASRCGPAPSPPSGPALQLVSSPPSECVSVTQRRCEAEGPSGGAAAAAASSSSTSRAARSDLPRVLRERITKRAPRLSLSPRFLSARLRGQLPLTGLCRLVRKAAVERRAVCSRSPRTHTSPPRSTPRGRAGIPATSNCPVSVAAARHGRGRGGATEGHGPGGRATSSEASRAAGRLSPPACAPPRRRRPGR